In Idiomarina sp. PL1-037, a single genomic region encodes these proteins:
- a CDS encoding iron-containing alcohol dehydrogenase produces the protein MTETRVQVFKTARRLLTGYGASAQLAAEAEALMMKRPLIVTDKGVMGSGVIEPILERFRHTFADNIALYSDISAEPETHVVEDCRHSFMANKCDGIIAIGGGSAMDTAKAVAVYIGDDRKLEALFGEDQVRTRETPLICLPTTAGTGSEVTNIAILSDVNAQLKKGIVSNQLLPDVAIVAPELTVSCPPAVTAASGVDALVHAVESYLSNFSTELTRPLSLRAMTMINKSLLQAYQNPKDMNAREQMATASLMAGLAFGNAGVGAVHALAYPLGGRFHLSHGVSNAVMFTEVMRWNYANCRALFLDIAHALGAPHTLVKEDAGEFVVERLAQLCEQVNIPKTLREFDIPREAIPELAESAHGVTRLLRNNPRELSVDDIAAIYTAVY, from the coding sequence ATGACTGAGACACGCGTGCAAGTATTTAAAACCGCTCGACGGTTACTGACGGGATATGGTGCAAGTGCACAATTGGCGGCAGAGGCCGAGGCTCTCATGATGAAACGCCCTTTAATTGTTACCGATAAAGGAGTAATGGGTTCTGGCGTTATTGAACCAATTTTAGAGCGCTTCAGACACACCTTTGCAGACAATATAGCACTATACTCAGATATTTCGGCCGAGCCGGAAACACATGTAGTCGAAGACTGCCGTCACAGTTTTATGGCAAATAAATGCGACGGCATTATAGCTATAGGTGGGGGCAGCGCGATGGATACGGCTAAAGCCGTCGCCGTCTATATCGGTGATGATAGAAAATTGGAGGCGCTCTTTGGTGAAGATCAGGTTCGCACCAGAGAAACTCCCCTTATTTGCTTGCCGACCACAGCAGGAACAGGCTCTGAGGTGACCAATATTGCGATTTTGTCAGACGTAAACGCGCAGTTAAAAAAGGGCATTGTGAGTAACCAGTTGTTGCCTGACGTTGCCATTGTTGCACCGGAATTGACAGTGAGCTGTCCACCGGCCGTCACCGCTGCGAGTGGCGTTGACGCCTTAGTGCATGCCGTTGAAAGTTATTTATCCAATTTCTCTACTGAGCTCACTCGACCATTATCATTACGCGCGATGACGATGATTAATAAATCACTGTTACAAGCCTACCAAAACCCCAAAGATATGAATGCGCGCGAGCAAATGGCTACAGCCAGCCTTATGGCTGGCTTAGCCTTTGGGAATGCTGGAGTTGGAGCCGTCCACGCACTGGCATACCCCCTGGGAGGACGTTTTCACTTGTCACATGGTGTCAGTAATGCCGTTATGTTTACGGAAGTGATGCGTTGGAATTACGCTAATTGTCGAGCTCTATTTCTTGATATTGCCCATGCGTTGGGAGCTCCTCACACTTTGGTAAAAGAAGATGCTGGGGAATTTGTGGTTGAGCGACTGGCCCAGCTATGTGAGCAAGTTAATATTCCTAAAACGCTACGCGAGTTTGATATTCCAAGAGAAGCTATTCCTGAGTTGGCTGAGTCCGCTCATGGAGTAACTCGACTGCTACGCAATAATCCTCGGGAATTGAGCGTGGACGATATTGCAGCTATTTACACTGCTGTTTACTGA
- a CDS encoding porin, whose product MKNNDKLKLRALTTTTLVSTMLASSAVMAQSVSAPEWDFSFNGYINAHAVYASCDDSGATVAGNALLCTGEDATSVSNGYSPSSFQFSATTQAQDFDLKAFLAIEPGSTDNSAFNGNGDNRAYRAYFTVGNDDVGTLKVGRGYGVFGIDVVIEDMALGGVGAPASIRSPLNTTLGAAGYGYIFADRLSQITYSRSFADNWQADIGIFQPLDSVSFGGNGYVGDSGSERPGVHGRLRYNHDSGFISTTFYNQHVTTDIGDYSARGVDLTGALQLDNTRISLSLFDAKGLGYYGLLIDAADANGTPRDSSGWFTQVTQTFGATKVGLNYGVSEVDLAGIDQLSQVEKQSKFSLGVYHTLWQMFTVSAELSSMEAESHNNESIENEAVSIGFSLSF is encoded by the coding sequence ATGAAAAATAACGATAAGCTTAAACTGCGGGCTCTTACAACTACGACATTGGTCTCAACCATGTTGGCAAGTAGTGCGGTTATGGCTCAGTCAGTTTCTGCACCGGAATGGGATTTTTCCTTTAACGGATACATAAATGCTCACGCTGTGTATGCGAGCTGCGATGACTCAGGGGCTACAGTAGCCGGCAACGCTTTGCTGTGCACAGGGGAAGATGCAACTTCCGTATCAAACGGTTATAGCCCTTCCAGTTTTCAATTTTCAGCGACGACCCAGGCTCAGGACTTCGATCTAAAAGCGTTTCTTGCAATCGAGCCGGGCTCAACTGATAACAGCGCATTTAACGGGAACGGAGATAACCGTGCATATCGTGCTTACTTTACTGTCGGTAATGACGATGTAGGAACACTCAAAGTTGGTCGTGGTTATGGTGTGTTCGGTATTGATGTGGTGATTGAGGACATGGCGCTGGGAGGTGTTGGTGCACCGGCATCAATCCGTAGTCCATTAAACACAACCTTAGGCGCTGCCGGCTATGGTTATATTTTTGCAGATAGGTTATCTCAAATCACTTACAGTCGGTCATTTGCTGACAACTGGCAAGCTGATATTGGTATTTTTCAACCTCTAGACTCAGTAAGCTTCGGAGGAAACGGCTATGTGGGTGATTCCGGCTCAGAGCGCCCAGGAGTTCATGGCCGCTTGCGCTACAATCATGATAGCGGCTTTATTTCTACAACGTTTTACAATCAACATGTCACAACCGATATCGGAGATTATAGCGCTAGAGGTGTCGATTTAACCGGCGCACTTCAATTGGATAACACTCGTATCTCCCTCTCACTATTTGATGCTAAGGGACTCGGTTACTATGGGCTACTGATAGATGCTGCGGATGCTAACGGTACGCCGCGCGATAGCTCTGGTTGGTTTACCCAGGTAACGCAAACATTTGGAGCGACTAAGGTTGGTTTGAATTATGGTGTATCAGAAGTAGATTTAGCCGGAATTGACCAGCTTAGTCAGGTAGAAAAACAAAGTAAATTTAGTTTGGGTGTTTATCATACATTATGGCAAATGTTTACAGTGTCAGCAGAGCTGTCATCAATGGAAGCTGAGAGCCATAATAATGAGAGCATTGAAAACGAAGCTGTCAGTATTGGTTTCTCTTTATCTTTTTAA